A single window of Bacteroidota bacterium DNA harbors:
- the raiA gene encoding ribosome-associated translation inhibitor RaiA — protein sequence METNIQSVHFDADKKLIAHVEEKVGKLKTFHEGLINCDVILRLDKADNSNNKVAEIKLHAPGHELFAKKQCSTFEEAVDTACDALKTQIKKHKEKDFAK from the coding sequence ATGGAAACAAACATTCAATCAGTACACTTTGATGCAGACAAAAAATTAATTGCTCACGTTGAAGAAAAAGTAGGAAAACTTAAAACCTTTCATGAAGGCTTAATTAATTGTGATGTTATTTTACGATTAGATAAAGCAGATAACAGTAACAATAAAGTGGCGGAGATTAAATTGCACGCTCCGGGTCACGAATTATTCGCAAAGAAACAATGCTCAACATTTGAAGAAGCTGTAGACACGGCTTGTGATGCGCTTAAAACACAAATCAAAAAACATAAAGAAAAAGATTTCGCTAAATAA
- a CDS encoding tyrosine-type recombinase/integrase, protein MADTLLHNFLDYIAHEKKFSKHTALSYQNDLQQFQAYLEREINPADFTLVSYLNIRAWIAELIDSGLTARTVNRKISALKSFYKFLLRNNHISINPLQKIQGPKTPKKLPVFVDENQMSDLFSKISFEEGFEGQRDKLVLDILYQTGFRRAELCSLKEQDIDFYNLTIKVLGKRNKERILPVSLELKRNLEAYLQVKKNEGLVNSFLFVTKKDKALKEAEVYKIVNKYLGTVTTLGKKSPHVLRHTFATHLLNNGADINAVKELLGHSNLSATQIYTHNSIDKLKKTYKQAHPRSGD, encoded by the coding sequence ATGGCCGATACGCTTCTACATAACTTTTTAGATTATATCGCGCACGAAAAGAAGTTCTCCAAGCACACCGCTCTCTCCTACCAAAACGATTTACAGCAATTTCAAGCATACTTAGAACGGGAAATTAATCCCGCCGATTTTACCCTTGTTTCCTATCTTAACATCAGAGCCTGGATTGCTGAACTCATTGATTCCGGACTAACAGCCCGCACCGTTAACCGTAAGATCTCTGCTTTAAAATCGTTCTACAAATTCTTACTCCGAAACAATCATATAAGCATCAATCCTTTACAAAAAATACAAGGACCAAAAACACCAAAAAAGCTCCCTGTTTTTGTGGATGAAAACCAAATGAGCGACCTGTTTTCCAAAATTTCTTTTGAAGAAGGCTTTGAAGGACAGCGTGATAAATTAGTATTGGATATTCTGTATCAAACCGGATTCAGAAGAGCTGAACTTTGTAGCCTTAAAGAGCAAGATATTGATTTTTACAACCTTACTATTAAGGTATTGGGGAAACGAAATAAAGAAAGAATTTTACCGGTTTCTTTAGAGCTAAAACGCAACCTGGAAGCCTATTTACAAGTAAAAAAGAATGAGGGTTTAGTGAACTCATTTCTATTTGTAACTAAAAAAGACAAGGCATTGAAAGAGGCAGAGGTTTATAAAATCGTAAACAAGTATTTAGGCACTGTGACTACCCTCGGTAAAAAAAGTCCTCACGTTTTGCGCCACACATTCGCTACACATTTATTGAATAACGGAGCCGATATTAATGCGGTGAAAGAATTATTGGGTCATAGTAACTTATCCGCTACTCAGATATACACACACAATTCGATTGACAAACTAAAAAAAACATACAAACAAGCGCACCCGCGTTCGGGTGATTAA